The genomic DNA AAGTGGTGGGGCAACTGCAATGGCCTGACCGGTGCCCCGTTCGACAGTTTCCTCACCTTGCGCGGCCTGCGAACGCTCAGCGTGCGTCTGCGCCAGCATCAGGAGAATGCGCTGCGCATCGCCGAGTTGCTCGACGGTCATGCCGCGGTACGCAAGGTGTACTACCCCGGTCTCGCGCAGCATGAAGGTCATGCGCTGGCGGCGCGTCAGCAGTCTGGTTTCGGCGCCATGCTCAGTGTCGAACTCGAAGGCGACTTCGCGCAGATCGAAGCCTTCGTCAATGGCTTGAGTTACTTCTCGCTAGCCGAGTCGCTCGGTGGCGTGGAAAGCCTGGTGGCGCATCCGGCATCGATGACCCACGCGGCGATGGCGCCCGAAGCCCGTCGTGCGGCGGGCATTGCCGATACGCTGATTCGTCTTTCTGTCGGCATCGAAGACGGCGACGATCTGCTGCGTGACCTGGGCCTGGGTCTGGAGCGTGCGCAGGCGGTGACCGCAAGTGAAAACAAACGCCGGGTGAGTGCATGAGCGCAGTGTTGGAGTCTGAGGCCTCCTCTTCTTCGCCTGTTGCCGCATCGAACGACATCGCCATCGTGCTGTTGGGCACAGGTGTGGTCGGTGGCGCTTTCCTCAAGCTCTTGTGTACACCCGCCGGCGCGCGTCTACGCCTGGTAGGGGCAGCCAACTCGCGTCGGCAGCAGGTTGAGCCCGAGCAACTGGCTGCCCGCGATCTGCGCGAGCGATTGAAGCAGCAAGGTGCCGCTCGGGACGACAAGATATTGCTGGCGACGCTCGATGCCAGTCGTGCATCGATCAAGGTCGTGATCGACGCTACCGCATCGGCCGATCTGGCCACGCGCCACACCGAATGGCTGGCGTGTGGTTATCACGTAGTGACGGCGAACAAGTCGCTGGCCGGTGGTCAGTTGAGCGGTTGGCGTGCCTTGCAGGCCGCGCGTGCCGGTGGTGCGCGCTATGGCGATGCCGCGACCGTCGGTGCCGGCCTGCCGGTGATCTCGACCTTGCGCCGTCTGCGCGATTGCGGCGACAGCCTGCTTACGCTCGAAGGCGTGTTTTCCGGTTCGTTGTCGTACCTGTTCAATCAATACGACGGCACGCGCCCGTTCTCCGCGTTGCTGCGCGACGCGCGCAAGCTTGGCTACACCGAGCCTGATCCGCGCGCGGATCTTTCTGGTGAAGACGTGGCGCGCAAGCTGCTCATTCTCGCGCGCAATGCCGGCTTTGCTCTGGGTTCGGACGAAGTGGTGGTCGAGAGTCTGGTGCCGGAGCATTTGCGTGATCTGAGCGCGGACGTCTTCCTCGATCGTCTGGAAGAGCTGGATGCACCGTTGGCAGCACGCCATGACGAAGCGCGTTCGCGCGGTCACGTACTGCGTTTCCTGGCAAGGCTCAATCAGCGCGGTCGCGCACGCGTGGGCCTGGTGGAAGTGCCTGTGACCCATCCTGCGGCGCGTCTTTACGGGACCGACAACCAGTTTGCGCTGACGACCACGCGCTACAACACCCAGCCGCTGGTGATCCAGGGGCCGGGCGCGGGTCCTGAGGTGACGGCGCAGGCGTTGTTGGGCGACGTGCTCGCGTTGGGCTGAGCGAAACTCTACCTAAGCTTGCAGGAGAGGTTGGCGGGATTTGTGGACGTAAAAAAAGCCGGGCATGTGCCCGGCTTTTTGCTTACGAATGCGCTTCGAGTTGCGCTTGTTCAACCGACGGTGTGCGCCAGCCCGACTTGGATCCCCAGATGAAAAAGATCAGGCCGACGACGGCGACGACGCCCAGGTCGATACCGTACGGAATGAAATCCTTGCCGCCGAAATTCTTGCTGCCGATCCACGATACGAAGGCGATGGTCGGCAGGTAGACGATCAGCCACCACGCGCCCTTTAGCTGACGACCGAAATCGTGCCAGCCGGCTTTGGCCTGGTAATACAGATACACCGGCAGGGCGACCACCATCAGTACGATGATTTCTCCGGTCAGCGGCCACGTCGCCCAGTACAGCAGTTCGGTCGCCAGGATAAACGCCAGCGCGGCCAGTATCGGCAAGCCGGCGATGCGCAGCGGACGGTGCAGGTCGGGCGCGGTGCGACGCAGCGTCATCGCACTGACCGGGCCGGTCAGGTACGAAATGATCG from Dyella sp. GSA-30 includes the following:
- a CDS encoding homoserine dehydrogenase, encoding MSAVLESEASSSSPVAASNDIAIVLLGTGVVGGAFLKLLCTPAGARLRLVGAANSRRQQVEPEQLAARDLRERLKQQGAARDDKILLATLDASRASIKVVIDATASADLATRHTEWLACGYHVVTANKSLAGGQLSGWRALQAARAGGARYGDAATVGAGLPVISTLRRLRDCGDSLLTLEGVFSGSLSYLFNQYDGTRPFSALLRDARKLGYTEPDPRADLSGEDVARKLLILARNAGFALGSDEVVVESLVPEHLRDLSADVFLDRLEELDAPLAARHDEARSRGHVLRFLARLNQRGRARVGLVEVPVTHPAARLYGTDNQFALTTTRYNTQPLVIQGPGAGPEVTAQALLGDVLALG